A genomic stretch from Aedes albopictus strain Foshan chromosome 2, AalbF5, whole genome shotgun sequence includes:
- the LOC109398637 gene encoding nuclear distribution protein nudE homolog has protein sequence MDQEKLFTSVEEECLYWKERCLKIGQERNDVQREFDDFTEESRQLEAELEMTVEQQEKKIRDLNQLVSQLRVECESYKRKMTNSENESNKIDADYKQLVKENEKFKVYIRELEQKNDDLERANRVASESVAEFESMLNQAYEKNALLELEVDEKERMQIKLQRLMDEARDLKQELKVRHVPKSEEDGEVNDAQTERTTEEKPQENSTTELRSDLNTTANVCLGSSKLENINNNIIGKKTDPNVVALVKSASKLDLESNLGSMENSVNQTEDSTLQQKLIIERNGNINSSSALVSSVLNAPMAPSDRVSTLSIVADLLRRLDNMEAKLKAWKIRKPSSRTNLASSGTHRHSHSQLNNHSLHHSHQHQLGISAAAATGGGLTGSGVPADSSVSLNSLGSGDSCCNVQLHSYQPGMATIGTQTSSQQQQQIPPPQTKTELRANK, from the coding sequence ATGGATCAAGAGAAACTCTTCACCAGCGTGGAGGAGGAATGCTTGTACTGGAAGGAGCGATGCTTGAAGATCGGCCAGGAGCGCAATGACGTCCAGAGGGAGTTTGACGATTTCACGGAGGAGTCCCGGCAGCTGGAAGCGGAGCTGGAAATGACCGTCGAGCAGCAGGAGAAAAAGATTCGGGATCTTAACCAGCTGGTAAGTCAGCTTCGAGTGGAGTGTGAGTCATACAAGCGGAAGATGACCAACAGTGAGAATGAATCGAACAAGATCGACGCAGACTATAAACAGTTGGTCAAGGAGAACGAAAAGTTCAAGGTTTATATCCGCGAACTAgagcaaaagaatgatgatttagAACGAGCCAATCGGGTGGCAAGTGAGAGCGTTGCCGAGTTTGAATCGATGCTGAATCAGGCTTATGAAAAGAATGCTCTCTTGGAACTGGAGGTTGATGAAAAAGAACGCATGCAAATCAAGTTGCAACGACTTATGGACGAGGCTCGAGATTTGAAACAGGAGCTAAAAGTTAGACATGTTCCCAAGAGCGAAGAAGATGGCGAAGTTAACGATGCCCAGACAGAAAGAACAACAGAAGAAAAACCGCAAGAGAATTCTACTACTGAGCTTAGATCCGACTTGAATACCACCGCAAATGTCTGCCTCGGCAGCAGTAAGCTTGAAAACATCAACAATAACATCATAGGCAAAAAGACAGATCCTAATGTAGTTGCCCTTGTTAAATCGGCCAGCAAACTTGACCTGGAATCCAATCTAGGAAGTATGGAAAATTCCGTGAACCAAACAGAAGATAGCACACTGCAGCAAAAGTTGATTATAGAACGCAATGGCAACATCAATAGCAGCTCGGCACTGGTTTCGAGCGTCCTGAACGCCCCAATGGCCCCCAGCGACCGAGTTTCCACTCTCAGCATTGTGGCAGATCTTCTCCGACGGTTAGACAACATGGAAGCCAAACTGAAGGCTTGGAAAATTCGCAAACCCTCATCTCGGACGAATCTAGCCTCGAGTGGAACCCATCGACATAGCCACAGTCAGTTGAATAATCACAGTTTGCACCATTCCCACCAACACCAACTCGGTatatcagcagcagcagcgacgGGTGGTGGATTGACCGGATCTGGCGTCCCGGCCGACAGTAGTGTATCGTTGAATTCCCTGGGTAGCGGTGATAGCTGTTGCAACGTGCAGCTGCACTCGTATCAACCCGGTATGGCCACCATCGGAACGCAAACCTCctctcaacagcagcagcaaattCCACCACCACAAACGAAAACAGAGCTAAGGGCTAACAAATAA